CGAGCCCCAGGAGGCCGGTGCCGAGCAGCGCCCACGTCCCCGGCTCCGGCGCCACCGTCCCTCCGGCGGGCGGCGGCATCACCACGCCCGGGCCGAAGTTCGCGATCCGCGCCCGCTCGTCCGCGCTCAGGCCGTCGAAGAACGGGTTGGCGACCAGCGACTGCGCGGTCGCGACCGCGAGCGCCTCGTCGGACGCCTGGGTGGTCGGGTTGCGCGTCAGCGAGCGCGCGAGGAAGGCGAACGACATGATGCTCACCGACTGGCCGGGCAGCAGCGTCAGCGTGGCGGTCAGCGTGTGATTGTGCTGGTTGCCGGCGAACGTCATGAACTCGCCGACGAAGTCGTTGTTGCCGAACACGAACGCGACGACCGGGTCGTTGCCGAACGAGTTGGCGAACGCGTCCGACGACACGCGATAGAACTCGTTCGTCGCAACGGCGCGCCCGGTGCCGTCGGAGCCGAGGTCGCCGAAGAAGGTCACGTCGCCGGTGATCGTGGCGCCGGTGCTGTTGTAGTACGTGTCGACGAAGCGGTACAGGTTGCGCGACAGGAACGCCTCCGTGCGGCGCGAGGCGAGGACGCCCGCGGGCGTGCTGGTGATCTTGCCGTAGTCGTCGAACGCGTCGCGGCCGCTGTCGTAGACGCTGCCGCACTTGCCGGTGGCGGTGCCGTGGTACGAGTCGCCGAGCTGGTCGCACTGGGCGCCGAAGCCGTTGTTGACGTCGGCGTTGATGGTGAACTGCTGGGCCGACGCGGCGCCCGCGGTCGTCGCGAGCGCGAGGGCGGCGCCGAGCACTCGGCGCAGGATCGAAGCGGACATGGAGGGAGTGCCTGGTCGGGGACCGGGCGGGCGGCACGCCGGTGCGCGCGCCGACGGCCGTCCCGGCGGTGCAGGCAAGCTGCGCCGGCCGGGGGGACGCGCCGAGGGTCGTTCGACCCAACCTTGCAATCCGATCATGGAGGGTTCGCGTCCCCCGCATGCGACGCGCGGCCGCCCGAAGGCGGCCGCGCGTGGGTGCTGCTCTCGTGCTGCGTGCGGCGACCGTGTGAGGGGCCGCGGAGCGGTCAGGCGGTGCGACGGCGGCGCGCGATGCCGGCGAGGCCGAGCAGGCCGCTGCCCATGAGCAGGTAGGTCGACGGCTCGGGGACGACGCTGCCGACGCCGCCGCCGCCCGGGGCGCACGAGACGCTGGCGCCGACGAACGCACCCGTGCCGCCGTCGAAGACGGACTTGCTCGACTGGCCGCAGCCGGCGACGGCGCCCTGGTCGTGGATCGCGAGCTGCACCGCGCTGAAGTCCGCGGCGGTGATCGCCTGCGTGAAGGCGAACTCGAAGGTCACCGTCCGGCCGACCGTGAGGCCGTTGTTGCCCGCCGCGTTGGCGCCGAAGGTGTCCTCGAGCAGCAGGTTGAAGCCGTTGCCCTCGTTGGTGTAGCTCCACGAGCCGACGTTGCTGCCGATGACCGAGAAGCCGTTCGCCTGGAGCACGTAGTCGCGCGCGACGTTGCCCAGGTAGATGCGCGTGAAGACGCTGTTCGCATTGCTGGCCGGGGCGTCCGCGGACTCGTTCGTCACCGTCAGCGAGAGCGTGCTGCCGGAGTACGACGCGGACCACGCCGCGCAGGAGACGAAGGTCAGCCCACCGCAGCCCTCGCTGCCGAAGAGCGGCGCCGCATGGGCCGGCGTGCTGGTGGCGGCGATGGCGACCGTGGCGGCGGCGAGGCTGGCGACGAGGGCGTTGAGGCGCATGGAAAGGATCGGGGCGGGAGAGGGAGCACGGCGGGATCGTCCTGGCCCGGTGTCGCTGGGCTCGGTCCCCACCCTGGCAAGAACGGGCGCCATCGACGAGATCGGCCGTGCCAGCCCGTAAGTCGTTGCCCCTCCCAGTCTTGGCGGATTTGTGACCTCTCCGCCGGACGCGGCGCGCACCGCGTCTGTGGCGCGCGCCCCCCACCTCTGTCGCGGCCGGGCCGCTAGGCGCCGCCGCGCCGCTGCGGTGCGGGCTGCTGCTGCGACAGGCAGTGCAGCGTTCCCAGGCCCCACACCAGGTCCACCGCGTGGATCCCGATCACGTCGTGGTCGGGCATCGCCTCCGCGATCGCGTTCAGCGCCAAACGGTCGTTGCGGTCGTTGAACGTCGGCACGAGCACGACGCCGTTGCCGACGTAGAAGTTCGCGTAGCTCGCCGGGAGGCGCTCGCCGTTCATCTCGACCGCGCGCGGGAACGGCACCTTCACGACACGCAGCGCGCCGCGGGCGGCGCCGGCCAGCTCGAGGCGCCGGAGGTTGTCCGCCATGCGCCGGTGGTTCTCGTCGGCCGGATCCTCCTCGTACGCGAGCACCACCGTGTCCGGCGAGACGAAGCGCGCGATGTCGTCGACGTGGCCGTGCGTGTCGTCGCCCACGCATCCCTCGCCGAGCCATATCGTCTGTCGGATGCCGAGCCAGTCGCGGAAGGCGCGCTCGTAGTCCTCGCGCGTCATCCCGGGATTGCGCACCTGCACGTCCGAGAGCAGCCACTCCTCGGTCACGAGCAGCAACCCCTGGCCGTTCACCTCGATGCCGCCACCTTCCAGCACGAGCCGCTGGTCGGGGCGGTCGGGGCGCATCGGCTCGACGCGCGGGATGCGCGTGACGCGCTCGAACACGCGGCCGATCTCCGCGTCGCGCGCGTAGTTGTCGTATTTGGCCCAGGCGTTGAACGCCCAGTTGAGCCACACGACGCGGCCGTCGTCGTCGAGCACCGCGGACGGGCCGGAGTCGCGCACCCACACGCGGTCGTTCGGCGCGAGGTGCAGCCGGTACCCGTCCTGGTGCACGCCGTGCGCGGCGAGCGCCTGCTCGGCCGCCTCGCGCACCGTCTCGTCGTGGCAGAGGATCTCGACGCGCTCGTAGCGGTGCAGCGCGCGGACGATCTCCGCATAGACCCACGGGATCGGCCCGAGCTTGCCGGGCCAGTCCGGCTCGTGGTGCGGCCACGCGAGCCAGGTGGCGTCGTGGCGCTCCCACTCGGCCGGCATGCGGTACTGCGCCGCGGGCTGCGGGCTGCGGATCCCCTGCGGCACCGGATCCGCGCGGAACGCGCTCGCCAGGCCGCGTCCCGTCGGTCCGATCTCGCCGCGCGCGATGTCGTCACGCATCGACGGTCACCGCGGCGCGCCGAGGAAGCGGTTCAGGATCGGCCGGTACGCGTCCACGCGCCGGTCGCGCAGGAAGGGCCAGTTGCGGCGCACCTCCTCCTGCAGCCGCGGATCGCACGTGTGGACCAGCACCGCCTGCTCCGTGCCCGCCTCGGCGACCACGCGGCCGAACGGGTCGGCGACGAACGAGTGCCCGAAGAACTCGAGGCCGTTCGTGCCGGGCTCGGGCTCGTGGCCCACGCGGTTGGGGCTCGCGACCCAGACGCCGTTGGCGATCGCGTGCGCGCGCTGCGCCGTGCGCCACGCCTGCACCTGCGCCTCGCCCCACTCGTCCTTCTCCGCCGGATGCCAGCCGATCGCCGTCGGGTAGAACAGGACGTCGGCGCCGAGGAGCGTCGTGATGCGCGCGGCCTCGGGGTACCACTGGTCCCAGCAGATCAGGACGCCGACGTTGGCGTAGCGCGTCTTCCAGACCTTGAAGCCGTTGGCCTCGCCCGGCTTCTCGCCGTGGTAGTCCTGGTGCCCGTCGCCCGGGGTGAAGTAGTACTTCTCCTCGAACATCGGGTCGTGCGGGATGTGCATCTTGTCGTAGACGCCCAGCACGCTCCCGTCGGCATCGATGACGATCGCCGAGTTCATGTAGAGGCCGGGGGCCCGCCGCACGAAGATCGGGACGATGATGACGACGGCGAGCTCCTTCGCCAGCGCCTGCATCGTGTCGGTGATGGGGCCGGGGACCGGCTCCGCCAGGTCGAAGTGGTCGACCTTCGTCGACTTGGCGAAGTAGGTCGTGTTGAAGAGCTCCTTGAGGCAGATGATCTGCGCGCCCTGGCGCGCGGCCTCGCGGATGAGCTCGACCGCGCGCGCGACGTTCGCATCGACGTCGTCGGTCGCGTGGTCCTGGATGATGCCGATGGTGAAGGGGTCGCGGCGCATGGCGGCGAATCTAACGCGACCCTCGTGCCTTCAGCGCGCCACGCGCGGATGACGGACGCGGCAGGTCCGGGTGACACCCGTCACGTCCCCAGTCTCACGATATGGACATGGTGCGTCTCCGGAGTGGACGCACGTGGGACGTTGAGGGCCCGACGGCGCACGCAACCCCTGGCCCGGAGCCTGCCCTTAGAGGCGGCGGACGAACAACGAGGAGACCCGCAATGCTGACGACCCGTTCGCTCAAGACGACCCTGATCATGGCGCCGACCCTGGCGCTGGCGGCCGCGTGCGGCCGCGAGCAGCCTCGCGTGGACGACGCCCTGCGCAACGACCTCTCGCTCGCGACCCAGGCCTCGCAGTACCCGCGTCAGCAGTACGTGTCGCCGGCGGAGCTGGGCTACGCGCCGGGCGGATACGTCCAGACGCCGTACGGCCTGCAGCCCGTGCAGGCGGGCTATGCCCAGCAGGGCTACTACGCGGCGGCCCCGGCCCCGGCGCCCGTCCGTGAGCGCGTGGTCTACCGCACCCGGACGGCCAGCACCGCGCGCAGCAGCGGCGGCAGCGGCACGTACTCGTCGGCGGGCACCTACGACGCGGGCGCGGCGGAGCGGAAGCGCCAGCGCGCGAAGGGCCGCACCAACGGCGCGATCATCGGCTCGGTGGCGGGCGCGGCGATCGGCGTCGCGACCAGCGGCAAGAGCGACCGGCTCAAGGGCGGCCTGATCGGCGCCGTGGCCGGCGCGGGCCTGGGCGCGGTGATCGGCAACAACCAGGGCAAGCTGCCGTTCTGAGACCGTTCTCGGCGGTGACTTGCCGAAGGGCGGGGGGCGGGGGCCGACGGGCTCCCGCCCCTCGTCCGTTCCAGGCGGTCCGTTCCGAGCGGTCGGCGCGGGCGGTTAGCTTCCGGCACCATGCCTTCCGCCCCGCCGTCCGGGCGGCCGACGCCCGGCCCCCTGGCCGCGGTCGAGCCGTCGTCGTCGCCGTCGTACATGAGCTTCACCCGCGCGCAGTGGGCCACGCTGCGCGCGAACACGCCGCTCCTGCTGGACGAGGACGAGCTGCGGCGGCTGCGCGGCGTGAACGAGCCGATGCCGGTGGACGAGGTGGCGGAGATCTACCTCCCGCTGTCGCGGCTCATCAACCTGCACGTCGAGGCCGCGCGCGACCTCCTGCAGGTCACCGACCGCTTCCTCGGCCGCCCCTCGCAGCCGCCGCCGTTCGTGGTGGCGATCGCCGGCAGCGTGGCGGCGGGGAAGAGCACGACGGCGCGCGTGCTGCGCGCGCTGCTGGCGCGCTGGCCGTCGCATCCGAAGGTCGAGCTGGTGACGACCGACGGCTTCCTGCATCCGAACGCGGTGCTCGAGGCGCGCGGGCTGATGCACCGGAAGGGCTTCCCGGAGAGCTACGACGTCGCGCGGCTGCTGCGCTTCCTCACGGACCTGAAGGCGGGCAAGCCGACGGTCGAGGCGCCGGTCTACTCGCACCTCGTCTACGACATCGTCCCCGACGAGCGGAAGACGGTGCGCCGCCCGGACGTGCTGATCCTCGAGGGGATCAACGTGCTGCAGGCGCCCACCGCCGCGGCGCGTGACGAGGCGGACGGCCGCCCGCGGCTGATGGTGTCGGACTTCATCGACTTCTCGATCTACGTCGACGCCGACGAGGCGGCGCTGGAGCAGTGGTACGTGCGCCGCTTCCTGAGCCTGCGCGACACGGCGTTCCGCGACCCGGCCTCGTACTTCCACCGCTACGCGGCGCTGTCGGAGCCCGAGGCGATCGAGACCGCGCAGCGCATCTGGCGCGACATCAACTGGCTGAACCTGAAGCAGAACATCGAAGGCACGCGCGAGCGCGCCTCGGTGATCCTGCGCAAGGGCGCCGAGCACGCGGTCGAGGAGGTGCGGCTGCGCCGCGCCCCCATCGTGCCCGCGAAATTGCGGCGCGCGAAGTAGGTCGCCGGCGCTGGCCTCGCGCTTCAGCGTCCGCCTTCTTCGGCTACTGCACGCGGGCGGGACTCCGTGTGTGGCGGCGCGTGGTGGGGCGGCCCGCCGGCTCGGTATTCCGCGGGTCGGAGCCGCGCTCGCGCTGCGCGCAGCGCGTCTCCTCATCCACAAAGATCCCTCGCTACGCTCGGGAATCGCTCGGCGATCCGCCCCACCACGCTTCGCCCCGGGCATGCGTGTGCGTTGCGGGGGTGCAGGGCGAGCGGTGGGTGAGGGGGTAGAGCCGAGCGACCTGAAATCGGCGGCTGAGGAGACGCGAGCCGCGAAGCGGCGTCGTGGCTCCGACCCGCCGAATTCCGAGCCGGCGACGCCCCCTCGCCCACCGCCAGCGGCGCGAAGATGGACGCACGCGCGCTGACCCGATCGTGCAGCGGCCAAGCAGGTGGATCGCCGAACGACGCAGCGCCCGCCCGTCGCGAGGACGGGCGGGCGCTGCACACGAACGACGAGTCGCGGACGACCGCGATCGCTTACGACTTCTTGCCGCCCACCAGCGAGCGCAGCACGTACGGCAGGATCCCGCCGTGCTTGTAGTAGCTCAGCTCCTCGGGGGTGTCGATGCGCGCCAGCACCTCGAACCGCTTCTCGCTGCCGTCCGGGGCCGTGGCCTTGACGGTCAGCCGCGCGCGCGGGCGCAGCGTCGCCTCGCTCAGCCCCTCGACCTCGAACGTCTCGAAGCCGGTGAGCGCGAGCGACTGGCGCGTGTCGCCGTTCGTGAACTCGCACGGCAGCACGCCCATCCCCACCAGGTTGGAGCGGTGGATGCGCTCGAAGCTCTCGGCGATCACGGCGCGCACGCCGAGCAGCACCGTGCCCTTCGCCGCCCAGTCGCGGCTGGAGCCCGTGCCGTACTCCTTGCCGGCGATGATGACGAGCGGCGTGCCCTCCTGCTGGTACTGCATCGCCGCGTCGAAGATCGACACCGGGTTGCCGCCCGGCTGCGTCGTCGTCACGCCGCCCTCGGTGCCCGGCACCAGCTCGTTGCGCAGGCGGATGTTGGCGAACGTGCCGCGCATCATCACCTCGTGGTGGCCGCGGCGCGCGCCGTACGAGTTGAACTCGCGCGTCGTCACGCCGTGCGCGATCAGCCACTTACCCGCGGGGCTCGCGGCCGCGATGTTGCCGGCCGGCGAGATGTGGTCCGTGGTGATCGAGTCGCCGAACATGCCGAGCACGCGCGCGCCCGTGATGGGCTTCACGCCCGGCGCCTCCATCGTCATCCCCTCGAAGTACGGCGGGTTGGCGACGTAGGTGGACTTCGGGTCCCACGCGTAGGTCGCGCCCTTCGGCACGTCGAGCGCACGCCACTGCTCGTCGCCCTCGAAGACGTTCGCGTACTGCTTGGCGAACATCTCGCCCTTCACG
This is a stretch of genomic DNA from Roseisolibacter agri. It encodes these proteins:
- a CDS encoding PEP-CTERM sorting domain-containing protein; its protein translation is MSASILRRVLGAALALATTAGAASAQQFTINADVNNGFGAQCDQLGDSYHGTATGKCGSVYDSGRDAFDDYGKITSTPAGVLASRRTEAFLSRNLYRFVDTYYNSTGATITGDVTFFGDLGSDGTGRAVATNEFYRVSSDAFANSFGNDPVVAFVFGNNDFVGEFMTFAGNQHNHTLTATLTLLPGQSVSIMSFAFLARSLTRNPTTQASDEALAVATAQSLVANPFFDGLSADERARIANFGPGVVMPPPAGGTVAPEPGTWALLGTGLLGLAASARRRRV
- a CDS encoding PEP-CTERM sorting domain-containing protein → MRLNALVASLAAATVAIAATSTPAHAAPLFGSEGCGGLTFVSCAAWSASYSGSTLSLTVTNESADAPASNANSVFTRIYLGNVARDYVLQANGFSVIGSNVGSWSYTNEGNGFNLLLEDTFGANAAGNNGLTVGRTVTFEFAFTQAITAADFSAVQLAIHDQGAVAGCGQSSKSVFDGGTGAFVGASVSCAPGGGGVGSVVPEPSTYLLMGSGLLGLAGIARRRRTA
- a CDS encoding agmatine deiminase family protein, encoding MRDDIARGEIGPTGRGLASAFRADPVPQGIRSPQPAAQYRMPAEWERHDATWLAWPHHEPDWPGKLGPIPWVYAEIVRALHRYERVEILCHDETVREAAEQALAAHGVHQDGYRLHLAPNDRVWVRDSGPSAVLDDDGRVVWLNWAFNAWAKYDNYARDAEIGRVFERVTRIPRVEPMRPDRPDQRLVLEGGGIEVNGQGLLLVTEEWLLSDVQVRNPGMTREDYERAFRDWLGIRQTIWLGEGCVGDDTHGHVDDIARFVSPDTVVLAYEEDPADENHRRMADNLRRLELAGAARGALRVVKVPFPRAVEMNGERLPASYANFYVGNGVVLVPTFNDRNDRLALNAIAEAMPDHDVIGIHAVDLVWGLGTLHCLSQQQPAPQRRGGA
- a CDS encoding carbon-nitrogen hydrolase, with protein sequence MRRDPFTIGIIQDHATDDVDANVARAVELIREAARQGAQIICLKELFNTTYFAKSTKVDHFDLAEPVPGPITDTMQALAKELAVVIIVPIFVRRAPGLYMNSAIVIDADGSVLGVYDKMHIPHDPMFEEKYYFTPGDGHQDYHGEKPGEANGFKVWKTRYANVGVLICWDQWYPEAARITTLLGADVLFYPTAIGWHPAEKDEWGEAQVQAWRTAQRAHAIANGVWVASPNRVGHEPEPGTNGLEFFGHSFVADPFGRVVAEAGTEQAVLVHTCDPRLQEEVRRNWPFLRDRRVDAYRPILNRFLGAPR
- the coaA gene encoding type I pantothenate kinase, with protein sequence MAAVEPSSSPSYMSFTRAQWATLRANTPLLLDEDELRRLRGVNEPMPVDEVAEIYLPLSRLINLHVEAARDLLQVTDRFLGRPSQPPPFVVAIAGSVAAGKSTTARVLRALLARWPSHPKVELVTTDGFLHPNAVLEARGLMHRKGFPESYDVARLLRFLTDLKAGKPTVEAPVYSHLVYDIVPDERKTVRRPDVLILEGINVLQAPTAAARDEADGRPRLMVSDFIDFSIYVDADEAALEQWYVRRFLSLRDTAFRDPASYFHRYAALSEPEAIETAQRIWRDINWLNLKQNIEGTRERASVILRKGAEHAVEEVRLRRAPIVPAKLRRAK